One Kitasatospora sp. NBC_01266 genomic window carries:
- a CDS encoding DUF397 domain-containing protein: protein MASSSWQKSSYSANANECVEVRTADGLIELRESDEGGVIVRTTPTKFAKFLQGVKDGEFDHFASPSN from the coding sequence ATGGCTAGCTCGTCGTGGCAGAAGTCCAGCTACAGTGCCAACGCCAACGAGTGTGTCGAAGTCCGCACCGCCGACGGCCTGATCGAACTCCGCGAATCCGACGAGGGTGGCGTCATCGTCCGCACCACCCCCACCAAGTTCGCCAAGTTCCTCCAGGGCGTCAAGGACGGCGAGTTCGACCACTTCGCCAGCCCCTCCAACTGA
- a CDS encoding globin domain-containing protein gives MSTRQVKVKSLSALLVRSGMGAGSAAATAVPGMPGTELRPELQPVPPPLVVPPMPSEPPMIPAPPATQAATQAPTPPEPAPAPAAEPRQPAEPRPAIESRPAIEPLFRWAPGLNWAGPGDHWSQAWAIDTLGSTAPPPPVLSPAVAPAAQPPTARDLELIRATLAVVEPVADRATAHFYALIFLHHPEVRALFPAAMDVQRDRLFRALLQAARSAEDPASLTEYLTRLGQGHRKYGTLTGHYAPVGECLVAALAKYSGSRWDAETELAWRRVYGLIAQVMIDAAEQASRTSPPWWQAEVVSHQSPSPDVAVLTVRPDQAYPYRAGQYTTLETPWWPRVWRHFSFATAPRPDGLLTFHVKALQAGWVSSALVRRAAPGDVLRLGPPAGTMAVDHTAPGHLLCLGGGTGIAPITALVEEVAEHGALGRRVEVYYGARQTAELYQLPVLRELERRHPWLAVHPVLSEQRTDSALCGLLSDVVAQRGPWDGHQAFLSGPPAMVRRATAALTRSGVRPEWVHHDLAAGQG, from the coding sequence TTGAGTACGCGTCAAGTCAAAGTGAAGTCGCTCTCCGCGCTGCTGGTCCGCTCGGGGATGGGGGCGGGCTCGGCGGCGGCCACGGCGGTGCCGGGGATGCCCGGCACCGAGTTACGCCCCGAACTCCAGCCGGTACCGCCCCCGTTGGTGGTGCCGCCGATGCCCAGCGAGCCCCCGATGATCCCGGCACCGCCCGCGACCCAGGCAGCGACCCAGGCGCCGACCCCGCCGGAGCCCGCCCCGGCACCCGCCGCCGAGCCCCGGCAGCCCGCCGAACCCCGCCCCGCCATCGAGTCCCGCCCCGCCATCGAGCCGCTGTTCCGCTGGGCCCCCGGCCTCAACTGGGCGGGCCCGGGAGACCACTGGAGCCAGGCCTGGGCCATCGACACCCTCGGCAGCACCGCCCCGCCGCCGCCCGTGCTCTCCCCTGCCGTCGCCCCCGCCGCCCAACCCCCCACCGCGCGCGACCTGGAGCTGATCCGCGCCACCCTGGCCGTGGTCGAGCCGGTCGCCGACCGGGCCACCGCGCACTTCTACGCGCTGATCTTCCTGCACCACCCCGAGGTCCGCGCGCTCTTCCCGGCCGCCATGGACGTGCAGCGCGACCGCCTCTTCCGCGCCCTGCTGCAGGCCGCCCGCAGCGCCGAGGACCCGGCCTCGCTGACCGAGTACCTGACCCGGCTCGGCCAGGGGCACCGCAAGTACGGCACGTTGACCGGCCACTACGCACCGGTCGGCGAGTGCCTGGTGGCCGCGCTGGCGAAGTACAGCGGCAGCCGGTGGGACGCCGAGACCGAGCTGGCCTGGCGCCGGGTCTACGGGCTGATCGCCCAGGTGATGATCGACGCGGCCGAACAGGCGTCGCGGACCTCGCCGCCCTGGTGGCAGGCCGAGGTGGTCTCCCACCAGAGTCCGAGCCCGGACGTCGCGGTGCTCACCGTCCGCCCCGACCAGGCGTACCCGTACCGGGCCGGCCAGTACACCACCCTGGAGACGCCCTGGTGGCCAAGGGTCTGGCGGCACTTCTCGTTCGCCACCGCGCCGCGCCCGGACGGGCTGCTGACCTTCCACGTCAAGGCGCTGCAGGCCGGTTGGGTGAGCAGCGCCCTGGTGCGCCGGGCGGCGCCCGGGGACGTGCTGCGGCTCGGTCCGCCGGCCGGGACCATGGCGGTCGACCACACCGCCCCCGGTCACCTGCTCTGCCTGGGCGGCGGCACCGGGATCGCGCCGATCACCGCGCTGGTCGAGGAGGTGGCCGAGCACGGGGCGCTGGGCCGCCGGGTCGAGGTCTACTACGGCGCCCGGCAGACGGCGGAGCTGTACCAGCTGCCCGTGCTGCGCGAGTTGGAGCGGCGCCATCCCTGGCTCGCGGTGCACCCGGTGCTCTCCGAGCAGCGCACCGACAGCGCGCTGTGCGGGCTGCTCTCCGACGTGGTGGCGCAGCGCGGTCCGTGGGACGGCCACCAGGCCTTCCTCAGCGGCCCGCCCGCGATGGTCCGCCGGGCCACCGCCGCGCTGACCCGCTCGGGCGTGCGGCCCGAGTGGGTGCACCACGACCTGGCGGCCGGCCAGGGCTGA
- a CDS encoding NUDIX domain-containing protein produces MTPHPRPVVKRTARAILLELPTDDPWHGQARLIVIKRTRPGCNPYWITPGGGVEPADRTVVDALHREVDEELGGKVVDVVPAFVDTVAHAHHEDGTLAHPHGVKVQHFFVCRLAALDPALRHGPEVDEPRGEYEIVRLPFTREGVTSVNLVPPSLRAYLAANIEGVRAMLSPDLG; encoded by the coding sequence GTGACTCCCCACCCCCGCCCGGTGGTCAAGCGCACCGCGCGGGCCATCCTGCTCGAACTGCCCACCGACGATCCCTGGCACGGCCAGGCCCGGTTGATCGTGATCAAGCGCACCAGGCCGGGCTGCAATCCGTACTGGATCACTCCCGGCGGCGGGGTCGAGCCGGCCGACCGCACCGTGGTCGACGCCCTGCACCGCGAGGTGGACGAGGAGTTGGGCGGCAAGGTGGTCGACGTGGTCCCCGCCTTCGTGGACACCGTCGCGCACGCGCACCACGAGGACGGGACCCTGGCCCACCCGCACGGGGTCAAGGTGCAGCACTTCTTCGTCTGCCGGCTGGCCGCGCTGGACCCGGCACTGCGGCACGGACCCGAGGTGGACGAGCCGCGCGGCGAGTACGAGATCGTCCGGCTGCCCTTCACCCGCGAGGGCGTCACCTCGGTCAACCTGGTGCCGCCCTCGCTCCGGGCCTACCTGGCCGCCAACATCGAGGGGGTCCGGGCGATGCTCTCCCCCGATCTCGGCTAG
- a CDS encoding phage holin family protein produces the protein MKHFVVKTLINAAAIWVAAWIVNGITLSGGDWQQKTLTVVAVALIFGVVNWLIKPLVKFFSFPLFILSLGLITFVINALMFWLTSFASDRLKLDFHVDGFVPALIGSLIISVVAWGLHLAVGDED, from the coding sequence ATGAAGCACTTCGTGGTCAAGACCCTCATCAACGCGGCTGCCATCTGGGTGGCCGCCTGGATCGTCAACGGGATCACCCTGTCCGGCGGTGACTGGCAGCAGAAGACGCTGACCGTGGTCGCCGTCGCCCTGATCTTCGGCGTGGTGAACTGGCTGATCAAGCCGCTGGTGAAGTTCTTCTCGTTCCCGCTCTTCATCCTGTCGCTGGGACTGATCACCTTCGTGATCAACGCGCTGATGTTCTGGCTGACCTCGTTCGCCTCGGACCGGCTGAAGCTGGACTTCCATGTCGACGGCTTCGTACCGGCGCTGATCGGTTCGCTGATCATCAGCGTGGTCGCCTGGGGCCTGCACCTGGCGGTCGGTGACGAGGACTGA
- a CDS encoding cupin domain-containing protein, producing MKVFRLDELDRHRAEQQGAYLRFLKERTMSAGLYALAPGEVDTQSAHQQDELYQVVSGRAELTVGEETCTVARGSVVFVPAGVPHRFHHITEELRVLVVFSPPET from the coding sequence ATGAAGGTCTTCCGGCTGGACGAGTTGGACCGGCACCGGGCCGAGCAGCAGGGCGCCTACCTGCGCTTCCTGAAGGAGCGCACCATGTCGGCGGGCCTGTACGCGCTGGCGCCCGGCGAGGTCGACACCCAGTCCGCCCACCAGCAGGACGAGTTGTACCAGGTGGTCAGCGGCCGGGCCGAACTGACCGTGGGCGAGGAGACCTGCACGGTGGCGCGCGGCAGCGTGGTCTTCGTCCCGGCCGGGGTGCCGCACCGCTTCCACCACATCACCGAGGAGCTGCGGGTGCTGGTGGTCTTCTCACCGCCGGAGACCTGA
- the tenA gene encoding thiaminase II, whose product MTQTLTEELWAETVAPVYTQILTHPFLAGLTDGTLPRAAFRHFVVQDSHYLRDYARALAGCAAKAPGEAEVRAFADDAIGALAAEQGMHAEFLEAFGQSAEQAAAEPVLPTTRAYTSYLLATVHGGSFAEAVAAVLPCYWVYARVGEQLLAKSSPDPLYARWIAVYGDEAFQSVVRRVLELTDRLGEQVSPTERRRMHEHVRTTTRYEWMFWDAAWRGEKWPV is encoded by the coding sequence ATGACCCAGACCCTGACCGAGGAGCTGTGGGCCGAGACCGTCGCGCCCGTGTACACCCAGATCCTCACCCACCCGTTCCTGGCCGGCCTGACCGACGGCACGCTGCCGCGCGCCGCGTTCCGGCACTTCGTCGTGCAGGACTCGCACTACCTGCGCGACTACGCCCGGGCACTGGCCGGTTGCGCGGCCAAGGCACCGGGTGAGGCCGAGGTGCGGGCCTTCGCGGACGACGCGATCGGCGCGCTGGCGGCCGAGCAGGGAATGCACGCGGAGTTCCTGGAGGCCTTCGGGCAGAGCGCCGAACAGGCCGCCGCCGAGCCGGTGCTGCCCACCACCCGGGCCTACACCAGCTACCTGCTGGCCACCGTGCACGGCGGCTCCTTCGCCGAGGCGGTGGCCGCCGTGCTGCCCTGCTACTGGGTCTACGCCCGGGTCGGCGAGCAGCTGCTGGCCAAGTCCTCGCCCGATCCGCTCTACGCCCGGTGGATCGCGGTCTACGGCGACGAGGCCTTCCAGTCGGTGGTGCGCCGGGTGCTGGAGCTGACCGACCGGCTCGGCGAGCAGGTCTCGCCCACCGAGCGGCGCCGGATGCACGAGCACGTGCGCACCACCACCCGGTACGAGTGGATGTTCTGGGACGCCGCCTGGCGCGGCGAGAAGTGGCCCGTGTGA